The Haloarcula sp. CBA1127 genomic interval CGATGTCTTTCTCGACCACACGCGCCAGTCCGCAGGTCGTCACTCGCGTGGACTCGGCGATGTCGCGCACTGCCTCGAACTCCGCGTCGGAGTTGACGGGGAACCCGGCCTCGATGACGTGGGTGCCCATCTCGTCGAGCAGCGCGGCTATTTCGCGTTTGTCCTCGTAGTTGAACGACGTACGTGGTGACTGCTCACCATCGCGCAGCGTGGTGTCGAAAATCCGTGCGTCTGTTATCTCAGACGTGGAATCCAGTGTGCCCTGGAAGAACTCGATCCGCCGGAGATTCCGACGTGCCCTCGTTGTTGGACATAAGCACCCGTAACTGGATGCTTCCACTATTTATACTTGTTCATAAGGCGGTGATGCGTGCACACGGCACACAGGAACAACCGCGGCCAGCGTGACTGCCGCGCGTCAGACGGCTTGGGGAGGATTTTTGCTCCATCCGCGCGTGTGTGTGTCCATGAGTGATTTCGAGGGCCTTGACCTGCAGGCCGTGGAGGACCAGATGGATGAGGACCGTGATGGGGCCGGTAGCAACCGCGTCGTGCTCGGCGTCCTTGACGGGTCGGAATCGCCCGACCAGTGGATCGATACCATCGAAAACGGGTCCGTACTGGTCCTCAATGTCGAAGGTGACCTGAACGAACTCGCCGCCGGGTTCGCCCGACCGGTCCGGGAGGCCGGCGGCGAGCTGATGCACTTCCGCGGGTTCCTGATTGTGACGCCGCCGGGGGTCAGTATCGACTCCGAGCGGCTAGAGTGAGACAGCGGCCGCCCACTTGGTGGCGAGACGCGCTGTGCAGACTGTGACGTTGCCAGCTACGTATGGGAGTCATTCCTCGCCGACGACTGTCCGGTACACGGCGGGATACTGTTTGAGCTTCGCTCGACCGAGAAGCGCATAGAGGTACGCATCGAGTCGCTCGCGCCACATCGGCTGTTCGTAGCTGCCTGCAAATCCGACGACAGCGACCTGCAGGTCCTCGATGGCCCGGGCCGCCTGGCGGGTAAGTAAGGGTGGCGGGTTCGAGCCGATGACCTGCTCGTGGACGCGGCGGGCGCGACGCTTCTCGGCGAGGGCGTGCCCCGAATCGAACCCCTCGTCGCCCTGCTCCACGACGAGGTGATCCACCGCGAACTCGTGGGCCCGAATCCGGGCGACACCTTTC includes:
- a CDS encoding DUF5779 family protein; the protein is MSDFEGLDLQAVEDQMDEDRDGAGSNRVVLGVLDGSESPDQWIDTIENGSVLVLNVEGDLNELAAGFARPVREAGGELMHFRGFLIVTPPGVSIDSERLE